Below is a genomic region from Raphanus sativus cultivar WK10039 chromosome 4, ASM80110v3, whole genome shotgun sequence.
AAAATCTCGGAGTACTCGGCCTTACTGTCTAAGCTAACCGTGATCTTCAAATCCTGGTCGGTAAAACTGCTCTCCTTTGCAGGGAGACTTCAATTGATCAACACGGTTATATTTAACTGTATCCTTTTGGCTCTCTGCTGTTATCCTTCCCAAAGGCTGCATCATAAATATTGAATCTCTTTGTTCTAGATTCCTTTGGTCTGGAAATATAGAGAAGAGAGGTATTGCAAAAGTGGATTGGTGTACAGTCTGTTTACCTAAGAACGAGGGCGGTCTCGGAGTCAGAAACTTCACTGTTTGGAATCAAGTCTTATGCCTAAAATTCATATGGTTGCTGTTATCAAAATCCCCATCCCTTTGGGTGGAATGGCATCAGAGTACTCACTTACAGGGGCAATCTTTTTGGGCCATACAAGCTGATACTTCAGACTCCTGGGCTTGGAGGAAGCTTCTCGATCTCAGGCCTCTTGCTCTTCAGTTCTGTAAAATTAAGCTAGGAAACGGATGTGATGCGAGCTTCTGGTATGATGTGTGGTCGCCTTTGGGGCAACTTATCCAGCACATAGGCGACGCCGGACCCAGAGCTTTACGGACGAGGAGGACAGCGAAGGTGGCTGACGTTATCAGAGATGATACTTGGCTACTGCCACACCCTCGATCCCAAAAGGAAGTTGATCTCCATGCTCATCTTACTACAATTCCTTTGCCTTTACCTGTTGATGAGTTAGATTATTATGAATGGATTGCTCGTGATTCCCCTTTGCGTGTTTTCAGGTCAGCAACAACTTGGGAAGTACTCAGACCGAGAGAGGAGATTAAAGACTGGACCGATGTCGTTTGGTTCAAGGGCGGAATCCCGAAGCACTCATTCACAATGTGGATTGCTAACTATGATAGACTCCCGACGAGGTCTCGGCTAGCTTCATGGGGGCTTCAGATCTCGCCTCTATGCCCATTCTGTTCCACCCACGACGAGAACAGAGATCATCTCTTGCTTACTTGCGATTACAGCGTCGACGTATGGAGGCTTGTTCAGGCGCGCTGTTCTCCCCCAACCTCCATGATTACTTCCTGGCCTGAACTATTATCTTGGATCCGATCAGCACCTTCTCGAAAGCTTTCTCTACTTAGGAAGCTTGCAGTACAAACTACCATTTTTCACCTATGGAAGCAAAGAAATAATCTGGTTCACAACCAGACTTCTCTCTCTGCTGCTGTGGTGTTTTCTGGTATTGAAAAGGAAGTTAGGAATATCATCTCAGCTAGGAGACAGAGAAAGGGCTTCAAATCTTTAATGGTTATGTGGTTGAGATAGTGGTAATTGCTTTGTTGTTGTGTTTAAATGATCCaacttgttttttattttcttttttgccaAGTTGGTTTCAAACTCTAGATCTTTTGTAAAAGTCTTCTTTCATCTATGAAATTTacgttttagcaaaaaaagaatttagaacGCCGAGTTAAGGCAAGCCAGTGTCCACCTACAGTGTCAAAGGTCTCCATGACATACTTTACTTCCAACTAACGGTTCACTTATTTCAAAACCAGTCTTATACTAACTTAATCTTAGGCTTCAAATTAGTCAGGAAGTGATGAATAAGTAATAAGGAAATACGGATAAGCATAAAAAAAATGCATTAACTTTGAAAAATCTTCTATACTTTTTGGTAAGAAGGTAAATGCAAATGTAAGACAGTAGATCAAAGATATTTTGGGGTCTAGAATAAAGGAGAAATTGAGACATCTAAgaattccaaaaaaatattagtggATCCAAATGCAAACTTTTTGTTACAGCCTGAAAATCAGATTATAAAAATGGATGGACTGAAGTTAGATTAGGTTAGTATAAGCATGAGGATGATCAAATTGTATGAAATTATAGTTCTGAGATGAGATGCGATgtgttttaaaacattttctacaGTGTGACAGCGTTCTTGGGGATTTAGTATATATCTATGAGAGAAGTGGAGGTTGTGTAAACAAGCATGTAGAATTGGTTCACAAGTATTGTTTTTTCCCCCAACTCTGATCTTATGTTCCACATTCCTACATTGTCTAGTGATATGTGAATTACAGCCCAAGATATTTTAGCATAAAAACAAGTGGTtacaaaataaaccaaaagaaaaatgatatatGGATGTATTACAAGCTGGGATTTGTAATACAAACGACTAACCATTGTTTCGTTATAACAATGAGTTGTTTGGAGAACTATAATAGACAAATCACAGTTGAACTTTACAAAACTAATcagacatatatattttaaggaaaaataataaactGATTTAAGACAACAactaaaaatagttattattaGTTCTACTATATAAATCACCTACATTAATCTAACATTACTCAACAAATTATCTTGCTTACGATTTAGAAAGAAGAAATTGCAGTATCTTCTTAGCATTTGTGATAATTAAATACATACGTCATGTGGGTTCAGAAAAAATCAAGCGTTTTCATGATCATAGTTATGATTATGGTAGTATTTTCTGCGAATATTTCTCATTCCCACGGTGCAATATGTCAAAAACATTGCATTTCGAATCAGTGCATGAACATGATGAAAAATCCTGATTTAACCACATGCGAAAAAGTTTGTGACGAGTTTTGCAGTAAACGAGGAAAACTCCACCCAGAGTATACGGTTCCCGGAGGTAACGGCGGTTATCTATACAAAGGTTATTGCTCTTGGAGACCTGCCGATTGCGCTACCTGATTCAAACTATGAATCAcacattttcttaaatttgtGTATTCTCTATAAAAAatacatgttttgttttattttattggaTAAACTATCTATTTTCCcacaaaaaatatcatatagtatttaatatatatgttatatggaaaatttgtaaaaggaaactaaataaaaaacaataatagtatttaaatgtaatatttttaattcattaaggatatcaatgtaatcaaccatcgtgagagttaacgtgagcgcgacacataagaaactgacttctcaaataatattatagagatagaGATACCATGTAAACGGTGTAGACCAAAACCAAAGTTCAGATTCGCAAAGTAGCAATAGATAATTAAATGTCATAACaccttttatattaataaatatttttcgaaCGACATGCAGGACCGGTCATGGGCATAAGCCATAAGTATTGATCTATGGTCCccaatttctattttttttcatacATAGAAATATACTTCAGACAAGCTTTTCTGTGTTTTAAGGTTTAATCTACTTCATTCAAATGTGAGGCTATTAGAGTCACCATACATTAATTTCATTATTCCAATTGTATAGAAAATGCAACAATCTggttaaattatataaaaaaatacaaatggaGGCATATAATACGCCTCAAATCCTTATTACAACATTCACGAAAACCATACCTTATTTCACATATACGTTATTCACCCAAATAGAGTGTGTAATAGCTGATTTAGCCGACGAAAGGGGTTTGTGTGACAATGCCACAGTCATTGACAAAAACATAAACCCTTTCACAAACCACAACAGGCAAAATTATAGCATCTTCAGATATAATCTCAGCCTTCACTTTGGTATTCTCTCTATCAATTATAgcttttgcttcttctcctcttttccCAACCAACTCAGGCCACGAGCTCTTCATCCCTTCACCTGCGGTATCTGTATATAGACATGCCCACGTATATAAATACACTATGATACGTTAACTGTTTTCTTATGATAATGCGTATTGCATACATATTCGCCTTTTTAGCATGAGcagttattattttttatattttgtatatagaGAATATTGTTTCCCAAAGATTGATTTTTAGGTTTTTCACACATACTAAAAAGATCAAATACATACTtattaatcttttattttttctaataaaattcTACTCtctatacttttaaattttcatttttttaattttagagtAAAGTTCTCTaattaaattctaaaatcaATCATGTATGCAAACATAAAAGCACAAAATTTTATGCATatacataaacaaaaacaattgtACATAagtttcataaataattttcaaatggTTTGAGATGGCTATAGGATATTGTATagctgatatatatatatattacaaaagaTGTGTGcatacaaaaattataattttttatatatctataataaTACCTGGGCAGACGTCCgacatttctcttttctttttttgagtttattttctttctttggaGATAATGATTTATGTAGATTGCACAAGAACAAAATGACTATTTATAGAGAACTTTGTGGTGGCTATCACATCCTTTACAATATTTGCACATGAAACCCTGGAGGGAAAAAAGACCattgggagagagagagattcgtACGCTATTGAGTTTTGACCGACGTGAGATTTCTATAaagaaattcattttttttattgttatgagTTTCAcctaggggtgggcaaaatattcgtaaattttgattcgatccgttattcgtttcgattcgatctaaaaaatccgaatatccgtaacttaacgaatcgaagcaaatactaaaatccaatatccgtcaaagacgaagcaaatcacaaatactaatatttttagaaacgaatatccgatccgatccgttatatacatatatatgtatacatatttataaaattatataatatatatacttttatatctttatataagttttataatgtttttattcactaaattaattatttagttattaaaaattttgaaagtatgtaattttaaaaaaataattaatgaaatattattattttatttcaaattttcttctttttcttttattttcatttatttttttaattttttattattttttacggatcgaatcggatatccggcaaaaattcggatattcgcggatatccgGTATTCCGGATATCTGAAGagttacggatcggatcggataaaaaaatcgaatattcgtaaggcacggatcggatcacgaatatccttaaaattccggatatccggtccgtgcccacccctagtttCACCTACTTTAGATACAAATCAGAGATAAATACAGATATCAGGATATGTCAAATGTCTGAAAATTATGGTGGTTCTAGAATGCAGtatctataataataaagttgAAGATACTCTCTCCATGTTCAGCCACGTCTCCTCCCTTCCTATGTCCAAAACTCGCCACGTGTCGACCAATTAACCCtcctttttgtttctctcctttCCCCACTCTCCCGTCTTCTTTTATTTAATCAACTAGATGATAACCAGCGCCTTGCGCGGcgtgaacttttttttaaatatgttgtatctaaataaataatacattttttgttatcaataattctttttacatttgattaggaaTGACATGTGGGtaggtatcatttggtttggttaggttcgatttggatctttgcaaatttggtttgaatctttatatgttcggtttggttttagattcagataacccatttaattttttaaaaacttaaaattcatatatactttaaatttctcaaaacataaaaataaaaataatatgttacatataaatttgaataatgtataccaaaaaacttaaatttaacataaaaattggtttaacttaaatatttggatagaaaatgaatagatattttcagttttttggtattttgagtaatgtttagttattttaaatatataatttttactatttttatatatttctaaatattttggacaatttaaaaacatcttaagtattttgtatatttctttgagatattatttttttaaataatatatttaagtatataaatttgattcgaatatactcggatacccaaaatattttggtccgaatcgggttcggttctggtttttagataccaaaattttaaacatgttcagatatctaaccaaattgattaaagttctatactattttgtagattggatttgcttcggttatttggattcagatttttttcccaaccatatattttttattgtaaccaaattttaaatgaaagtgacgatggttcatactgattttgggtatgcaacaatttttaaaccaaaacactttcttttatgtacatgatttatttagttaatcattaaaaaatgttcaagacccattaaaaacgataggctgaactgaaaaaagttaccattgatcacaaaattttcaatgtgaggcttgtaccatttttagtaatttataatcgttttaaaaaattcgaaatacaacatataagaaaaaatataaatttttttattatatgcttaatgtgattgtttaatttattttaacaaataaaattaaacgaaaagtatagaggataaaaaattattatcaaatctttattattcataatcattaatggtgatatatatgtcaatcatattaggaagttccgtagcttttatttaaggaaacaatagagaatattcttttgtatattaataattgatttaatagttatttaataaaaactataatatatgtgtagatggaccaacttatttctctaacaatcctcagaataattctcatgatgacacgtggctaccaaacaatgttgcaatgttcgaggattaatatataggggatgatTTGCGATTTGGACGTGAGCTGAAGTGGGGTGAATGATATTCCTAGGCCCAAGTTCAATTTCTGAGGCCCGATAGGTCTAACGTTAGCGTCTCCAGTTATCATCTTCTCGACCATGTcgcctccttcttcttcctctcttttgGTTTCTGTAACGTTAGTTTCAGACCTATTCAATACCATCTTCAATTCTGTCATTATGCTCCGCCCACCTCTCTTCCCTCTCTGTCATTTAATCTCAATTAGAGCGGCCTGTGTAACCGACTGGAGGTTCACCTATAAATAAGGGTTATTGGGTAAATGGAGATTCACACAATCGACAACGCTTGGTTATCTGCAAAACAGCCGCGTAACCTTCAAAAATGGCGTCTTCCTATGTTCTTCTCAGCAACCTGAGAGCTGGCCGTTGCTCAAACACGGCGGAGGTGCGTCTCCTGAGGTTCTGGGAAGCTCGGAACGTTCGTAAGAACAATGAGCTTATGAGTGTGGACCTGCTTTCCGGGGAAGGCTCAATGAAGGGTCGCTCTATTCTCTCAGTGGGTTCGACGTCGCTAGAAGTAACCCAAAATTCAGGCTCTCTGACTCTCCGGTCTCCATCCGCTTCGGTGATGGAACTTCTTTCGAAGCAAACCCTGACTGTGAAAAGGATATTCCGACTGAGTTTTTCCGATTCCGCAGTAAGGAGCAGCTTTTGGCTTCGGCAAACACCAACAGAGAACTCCCAGGTATTATTTTTATCTCTACGCACCTTCTCCctattttttaattgaaatttctATTAAAGTTTGGCAATTTAATTTGGCCAGATGTTGTTGGTGGACTAATTGCCATCAGAAGCACGATCACCGACGGCCTCCGCGGGCCTCAGCGTGTAATGGTGACTCTTTGTTTGGATGGGTAAGGTTACTTTTGTGTAACCATTAattgattttgtattttttgaatCGTGTATTTTCGAGTTTGTTGTTCGAAACCAGCAATTATGTTGTCTTTGTTAGTAACACAAAATGAAATCGTCGCAGGGGCGTTAATGTGTGTGTGAGTTTGTTTGACGACCGTGCTGTAGCTTTCCAAACAAAGTTTGACCAACACACCTCTGAGCCAAAGGTTCTGCTCTTTACAAGCATCAACCCCAAAGTTGTTGGTGGTAAGTTGCATTCACCAGTACCTTGAATCGGTTCTTATCTTAGCGCTTTTGGTTAGATTAGTTTTAACATAGTCAGTTAGACCACTTATAGACCTTGCAATTGCAGGGAAACTATTCCTCAACGCAACGTCTGCTACCCACTTTTATTTCGACTCTGAAACATCGGTTGGTGAAAAACATTATGAGAGGTAAATTTGCTATTCTAAGATTGACATAGCTGGCctcatttgtttattgttgatTCCAAGTGatatttctctttgtttttacaTTACTACGTTTGACACTCTAGGCTGTTTGGAAATGGAGCCAATGGGGACGCTTCTACATCAAAAGTGGTCCCTGCCCAGAAGATAGAGCCTCTCACCGTTGCTGAACTCAACCAGTATGTACTTGCTGCCGAACCACAGGTAAGAATGTTAGAAGCAAAACACTTTATTCCATTTGATTCCTTTAGTTGTACTGACATTTTTCATATTTGTCAGAATATTGAGTTTCTGTGCAAGGCCAAGGTTTCCTGTCTCCAGCAAGAGAAGGGATGGTGCTATATTGGATGCTCCAAATGCGCTAGGAAGCTTCAGCGTGATGAAACATCCTTCACATGTCTCTCATGTGATAGGCAAAACGCTACGGGTGTGTTAAGGTTGGATTCTTGACTATTCTTATTCCTAATGTTTTCTTTAAATTCGTATGCTTGGGTGTGCACTAACTTTCACACCATCTATTCCCTCTATAAAGGTATCGTGTGGAGTTCTCAGTAGCAGATCATACGGATGAGACTGTGTTTGTCGCATTTGACACAGAAATGGCCAAGCTAACCAACGTCCAAGCATCTGAGGCTGCGCATATTTTGGTAAGGACTGGAATCTTCTAATTTTCTTTGATCCCTTTGGGAAACCTTCAACCTCCTGATTCGGTAATAATAAACTTACATTTTGCAGGGTGCTGGTGTGGATGCTAGAGTGGACAACGACTTTCCTCCATTCTTGAATGAAATGGTTGGAAAGACTTTCACTTTCCAGCTCAGATTGGGGGCGTTCAACTTCACTTCGAAGCACCAAGGCTTTACGGTCTCCCGTATAATAGCTGAGCACGAAAGGGCGCCGTTGCCAGTGTTCGATAATGATGTTAGTATTCTTGTCCAACCTGTTTTTTATAATTCGGCAGCACTATATTTTGGTGATTATCATTCCCATGATTGCAGGGGGATGATCATGGACCTGATGACAATGATGATGACAATCATGGTCCTCAAGCTGCAAACAAGCAGAAGGTTGTTGATGCTGAAAACGTTAAGAAGAAGGGGGCAAACAAGGAGAAAGTTGTTGATGCTGAAAACGTGAAGAAGAAGGCACGCACTGAGTAGATCAACAATGAGTGCACAATTCCCACCAGCTTTATCCAATAATGCtttatctttttcctttttttacttttataattttgaacCCTCAGTATCTTTCCCTTTTTTCCGTTGCCTAAGTATCTTTTTTATTGTCATAGTTTTGAACTCTTTGCTTGGTGGATGTCTAAACTATGAATGCAATTTGATCTATTAATCTTTTTCCCCCGTTGCCTAAGTATCTTTCTTATTATCATAGTTTCGAACTCTTTGCTTGGTTGATGTTCAAACTTTGAATGCAATTTGATCTATTTCTTTTAAGCCTCAAActtgaaccaatatatatagTGCAATTAAATCTAACACCACCTAAGGTcgtcatatttttatattatcagctgtaatattaatattaaaacaacATTATTATTTAAGTATCCTCCTACGTAATTAGCTTGGAATGTACACCATCTGTCTGCATTATACTTTAAGTTTTTTAAGAACTTACATACCGCCTTAAATTTACCAACATTCTGCCTGAGGGGTTTTCCAAAAGTATACTAAGAACAGAGTTAAAACAATTATTGTGAACCATACTTTGAATCCTTTAGTAGCTATTCAAATTTCCATAGATTTGAACACGAGTGGATGTTTAACCACTTTGGGGATTGAAAACTTACACTACCAAGCAATACGAAATAAGAAGTGGAGTTTCCAAATCCTATTAAAACACCGTTAAAATAATGATTAGAAACGTAACTGTCGCCTACGGAAGTTGCTGTATTAGTTTGTTGGgaataaaatgaaaagaaggTGCAAATTATTTTGTACAGGCCAGCTAATAGTATTGGACATGCATTACTTGGCATTAAAGTTAAATCACCGCACCACGTACTTATAACGGCTAAAATAGTTGATCCGCCTATCTATCATAATTCTTTTGCATCTGACGTTAAACTAATTAAATACTCATTACTCAGCTGTTACACTTTACTGCAAAGACACTAATTACATAATTACATATCCTAAAgctactaaaaatattaaactctgTAACATGGTTAAGCCAACCGTGAAAACTAAATGCAAAGACATCAAACGAGGTTCCTCAAGTAAACAGGCTCAAACTGAGGCATCAGGTTCTACATCATCTATTGTAATGAAGAGTAGTTCTAGAAGGAAAACAGGTTTGTTGTTCGACAACTTCCTTGACCCTGTTTGCTAGCTTCACCTCTTGCTaactttttttggtaatttaatattaatgtaGCGTGTAATATACGTCAACCATGGCTTAGCAGTAAGTATCTTCCTCTGCTAGAAACAACCTTGCTTCCAGGCGGTCCAGCAGGAGCAGATATCAACTTATTACTTCACGTTTCCCGATTGTTTCTTTAGCTACTCGATTTACTCTCCTACTACTACTTTAGAAGAAAAACAGAAACCCTAGAATCGGACACACGTGAACCAATTGGTCccaaaaaattagtttataagaAATATGTAAAATCGAACGCTAAAACAAACACACGTCAAAATAATTATTGTCTTACAAACTCCAACCATTATGGAATCAATAGTCAATTACTCtttcggaaaaaaaaatataaaacaacacAACCAATCCTATGCACAACCAGCGATGATAGAAACCTCACCGTCGctgttttaaaatgatttgtTACAAATTTAGATAATTAATCCTacatattttaatcaaaacatctaatataaattaaatttaatttttaaaaaataagaggTAATTAAGGCGGAGTATcaagtttaaaattatttatcccCCTCTAtcattatttaaagtttttttaacaaaaacgggttatcacacaaaaaaatatttagatttacaCAACCGAGCCAATTCACACCCAGCGTTGATAGCAATGATAAAGTCGTTTTACATGCAACTCATCAACCAAAACTTCACTCAGGAATTAAAATGACACACAAGTTCATAATACAATATCACATACCAAAACCATCCATcctatatacaaaaaaaaaggggaACATTTAATACAGTAAGAAAAAACCAAAACATTCGAATGTCCATAAAATCATTGAATACGAATTTCAAAAAAGACACCCACATAGCACACGTACACTTCCCATAACTAACATTGTACCATATCAAAAACTCCTAAAATACCGCCTGAATGATATAATCACCCgaaaaaagtttttgaaaacGAAACTCCCCCCAATTACTATCAAATCAAGACTACACATTTCCATATAAATGCAGAGACCACCACAACCACtaatacaagaaaaataaaaactcagAAAAAAATGCCAAGAAACAGAGCTGTAACGACCCGGATCTTAGGAGTAAGGcccatttgttttattttaatcaaaacccattcctttttatttttgtcccacattggaagtttgagCTTCATACCTCACTTCCCTTCTCCTATATAATAAACTCCATCCCTTCTCCTTTTTctcatcaagtcaaagtattcTTTGCGCGTGACAAGTTGTTGAATTATTCAACGATCAGTCACTAGTGAATTTTTCCGGTAGGATTTCCGGGCAAGCTTTCGGCGAGATTTTCGGGCGAGCTTCTGGCGAGATTTCGATCGAGTTTCCGGCGGTTTTTCTAGTAAGTTTGCCGCCTCCATATTTCTAGTTATAGGAATCTATTTAGAGAATTCTATTATAGGAAACCCGCCAatttaggaaagtttctattttaggaaagtttatattttaagaaagtttccatttctgGAAACTTTATTTCCTGAGATCCTGAACCTAAGTCGTTAACCCTCGTGTTGCAGTTGATCTCAGTTGACCATCTTCCGTTGTTCCTTCCAGCtagttgctaaggtgagggctattctgTTAAATCCTGAGCTAGTTTATTACTACTATTATGGAAAgtttagtttc
It encodes:
- the LOC108853185 gene encoding proteinase inhibitor: MSDVCPDTAGEGMKSSWPELVGKRGEEAKAIIDRENTKVKAEIISEDAIILPVVVCERVYVFVNDCGIVTQTPFVG
- the LOC108852588 gene encoding uncharacterized protein LOC108852588, with amino-acid sequence MVTLCLDGGVNVCVSLFDDRAVAFQTKFDQHTSEPKVLLFTSINPKVVGGKLFLNATSATHFYFDSETSVGEKHYERLFGNGANGDASTSKVVPAQKIEPLTVAELNQYVLAAEPQNIEFLCKAKVSCLQQEKGWCYIGCSKCARKLQRDETSFTCLSCDRQNATGVLRYRVEFSVADHTDETVFVAFDTEMAKLTNVQASEAAHILGAGVDARVDNDFPPFLNEMVGKTFTFQLRLGAFNFTSKHQGFTVSRIIAEHERAPLPVFDNDGDDHGPDDNDDDNHGPQAANKQKVVDAENVKKKGANKEKVVDAENVKKKARTE